In Prinia subflava isolate CZ2003 ecotype Zambia chromosome 8, Cam_Psub_1.2, whole genome shotgun sequence, the genomic window CTGAGGGCACAGTGTTTCCGTACAGTCTGTTTGTCCCTTGATGGGCACAAGGTGCTGCTGAGCCTTAGGCATAGAACTCATTTGTGGGGGCTTTCTTGTAGATGGGTTTCTTCCCCAGGTCGTAACTGCCCTCGTCCTTTTTCTTCATGCGATAGACCAAGAGCAGGATCAGGAAGATGGCAAACAGGAGACCCACTGCTCCTCCTGCGAtgagagctggggaggaaagAGACTGGAATGAGTCTTGGACAACTCCAAACCTCCAGTGACATGGCAAAATCTGCTTcaagagcagcagcccagagctgcctccagagTCAGTGTCCGTGAGCCTGTCACTGCATGTGCTGGCACCCTCAGCAACAGCAGATGTCACTGGGAAAGGCCAGGATAGCTTCCAGTCCACCCACAGAATAATCACATGTTCCATATTAACCAGTTTGAGCTAATTTTCCAGTTTAGtccaaaaaagaaatgttgacATGAAGATGGTCTCCCTGTatagacacaaaaaaaaaccccacccaaaaaaGCCCCACCACAACCCACAGGAAAATGGTACAGGCTCCAATCTGAATGTTTTGTTAACtacctgtgtgtgcacaccctGGGGAGTCCGTACTTCTATTTATCAACATCCAATTACCAACACCActtccctcaaaaaaaaaaaatcagaaaactccaacaaccaaaacccacaaacctaCAAAACACCACTAAGATTTCCTCTCTCCTCACACCAAGGGTGGCCACAAGACTTCACTGATGTTTATCCCTTGTAGTGACACCTATTCCTTGCACTAAATCAGCTTCTTTGCTAGATGGTTTTGCAATCCACTCTTCCAATCTCTTCTCTGACTGGGAGGATGGCTGCAGGTCAGCAcaaagggtttgggtttgtgcttGGACCATCAGACCAAGTGCCTGAAGCAGCAACATGCTGGAGACAGACCTGTCCCACATGCTGAGGGGGAAGACAGTCACTTGGTTTTGCTCTAGACATTGGTACTCAGATTCCTACAGCTGACCACGTGTTGGAATCCTTTAGAGGGGTTGCCTGGCTCTTGGCAAAGCTCAGGAAAGGCACAACTTGGGCAGAGGTTGGAAGGAAGATGCCTATATTTGATATGAAAGTTATGATGTCACTGCTTTATGGCCAGAGACACCTCTTGTTGAGGCAGTATCTGGGTGCAGAGTAGCTGCCACATGAGTTAAGCCAACAGTCAGCTGGCAGGCTCAAAAACAAGCTGTTTATCCCAGCAAAgacagcagcaggctctgctgttAAGAACTAGCAGGCAGAAAtcaccctgctccaggcagccaCAGAGGTAAAGCAACTCATTCCCCTgtcagcagggagctgctccccagggaaacAGGCAACAACAGAAACCATTTTGATTTCCAGTATTAATGATTTACCAGGACAAGGTGGAGTATTACCTGTAAGGACTTCTGTTCTCTCAAAGATGCTGCTGTTGGCTGTGCTTGCCATGGAGATCTTGTTGGACAGGTTCTCTTCGACAGGTACAGCTTTGTCTGGAATGATTTCATTGTCCACCattgtgtttttcttctcaccTTCTATCTTTCTCCCAGTATCTCCAGGGATATAGTTGTCAGATATCTACAGAACACAGACAAACCACACCCATCAGCAAGCAGCTGACACCAGGAGGGTGTGCAGGAATTGAAAGTTTGCTCAGTGCATTACACTGAGTACACTGTGCCTGCCCAAGCAGGTGGATTCGTCTTGATGCCACGTCTTGCAGGGGGGGAGGGTGTTCAGAAAGTTTCACAGACAGACCAGAGGAGCTAAATGCTGCTTAAACACACACTGGGACAATACCTACCACAGGGGTATCCATGGTGGTCAGATACAAGCCATCTTCAGAGTCTGAATAGTCTGcaaaagggacaaaaaaaagagaaagggctCTCAAGTTTTTACGTCATTACATGCTGTTTTTACAGAATTCAGACACTTTCTGCAATACCAGCAACTGCACACAAACTAGGACTCTTGTCCTCTACTACTCCCTCCTATCTACTAGTACTATTTATCATTTAATGACTTGGGTTGCACAAGACCACGAGATGTAATCTTGAAACCAACACCTCTGTCCTGGGAAGGATCTTCAGCTGGATCCATTGGCCCCTGCAGAGCAGGTCTGCCACAGCGTATAAGGTAATGCCAATGAAGGGCACTGCTCCCACCGCCCAGCCCTAAAGGATCCTTCACCAACCCTCCAGATCTGCCCAAACATGTCAGGCACCGATTTCAGCATTTGTTCTTTTACTTTTAGAGAACAAATGTTCACACAAAGGGACACAGAGCTACAGAAACTGGTTTGGGCAGGGAGCTTTGCATGTCACAGAGAGTTCACTTGAACACCAGTTGGTCCTTTACCTTGTTTGGCCTCAGCTGAGACATTAACTTTAAGCCTTTTAACACTGCCTCAAcaatagattattttttttaaagtttctcaGCAGTTCTTTGGAGTTCAACAGGAAAAAGATCCAGCCAGCACAAGGCCTTTTCATTTGCAGCAAGACAGGCTTGGCTGGACTCCATGTGTCCTCCCTGAGTAATTCAACATCACAGCACCACTACTTTCACTGTTCTCATCTCAGTGACTACGAGTCACAGTTTTCATCTCCACCTGACACtgtggctcctctggagctctggCTGTGATTTAGCCCATCACTCAAGGGCTGGTgctgaaagaaatttcacagcAACAGCTGAGGGAGATCTGCTTCGTCACTCACCTCCTGACCCAGATGCCTCATCTAGATCTAACCCATCCGAGGTTAAGTGAGGCCTGAATTCACCAATGTCTTCATCATCTGGCAGGTCCCCAGAGGCAGGGTAGTCAAGCCATCCAGCATCCATGGTTTCAGTTTCTCTCACCTGTAAACGGGGGCAGAGACATGTTAAATATGAGACAACTCTCCAGAAGCATTTCACAGAAGGTTCAGAACCTGAGCACAGCACTTCCACcagaaaaacattaaatgtAGAACTTCCTCTCCACCAAAAGTGTTATCTTTACCAGCTGAATTTCCCTAGAATTTATCAGAACAGAAGTGAGAGCCAGTCTGGGAGGGGAATTTCCTGAGGGTTACAGATTGAAGAGATTCGCCTGAACACACAGGGTGAAAATACCACAACAGGATCTTGGTCAGGAGGTTGTGACAAAGCATTTGGAAAAGCAATACCTT contains:
- the SDC4 gene encoding syndecan-4, with the translated sequence MPLPRVPLRAALLLGLLLRAAAAESVRETETMDAGWLDYPASGDLPDDEDIGEFRPHLTSDGLDLDEASGSGDYSDSEDGLYLTTMDTPVISDNYIPGDTGRKIEGEKKNTMVDNEIIPDKAVPVEENLSNKISMASTANSSIFERTEVLTALIAGGAVGLLFAIFLILLLVYRMKKKDEGSYDLGKKPIYKKAPTNEFYA